One segment of Leptidea sinapis chromosome 33, ilLepSina1.1, whole genome shotgun sequence DNA contains the following:
- the LOC126974615 gene encoding uncharacterized protein LOC126974615 gives MTLNAKTEDSDFFAIKCSVSSSGLVQCTPGVFHEVTCISRLGKRQAEDIAAILLGPCFVLTILTISSLLLDITDSLRVGIISLSIIGHFFLIQTLNSLIPQHSAETPTWM, from the exons ATGAC ATTAAATGCTAAGACAGAGGATAGTGACTTCTTCGCCATTAAGTGTTCCGTGAGCAGTTCGGGTCTCGTGCAATGTACTCCTGGAGTGTTTCATGAGGTCACGTGTATTTCTAGGCTTGGGA AGAGACAAGCAGAAGATATCGCAGCAATCCTCCTTGGACCGTGCTTCGTACTCACTATTCTCACTATTAGCTCCCTCCTCCTGGATATCACTGACAGCCTCCGAGTGGGAATCATATCCTTGAGTATTATTGGCCATTTCTTTCTTATCCAGACTCTCAACTCTCTGATACCGCAGCATAGCGCCGAAACCCCCACA tgGATGTAG
- the LOC126974616 gene encoding acetylcholine receptor subunit beta-type unc-29-like produces MWSNRCIIFTLLSAFTQLDGTIAECDPDSRSPELTWESRLTVALNERCPSKKITPPNPRDTNDITVKFLLKNFFFNDREEVFTIYSWILLSWHDDRLAWKATDYGAITETIVHANSIWTPTLKLLNAKTEDSDDFIGIKCSVRSSGDVQCVPRVFHEVACISRLGNWPYDQQKCRLEFGSLGNNFGKFKDNVTFILPSRGMRLWEAEYGTGWMIVDFKQEINVSTSVQFYFELTVERQAEDIAAILLGPCIALTILTISSLFLDITDSLRVGIISLSIIGHFSLIQTLNSLIPQHSAESPTVLIYLRASLITTTTCLIVTVILSKLVKRQGPTHSWMSSINIYVSRSLMRHLVLWHSLGGDQILADEITRRHEDERSYFASICNSVGIVVSLVMYICSYILYIPRPLPSE; encoded by the coding sequence ATGTGGTCAAACCGGTGTATTATATTCACGCTACTGTCCGCATTTACCCAGCTCGATGGAACCATTGCCGAATGTGATCCCGATAGCCGCAGCCCAGAGCTCACGTGGGAGTCTAGACTTACGGTGGCGCTAAACGAGCGCTGCCCTTCCAAAAAAATTACACCTCCTAATCCCCGAGATACTAACGACATCACAGTAAAATTCCTACTAAAGAATTTTTTCTTTAACGACCGTGAGGAGGTTTTTACAATTTACAGTTGGATTTTGCTCTCCTGGCATGACGACAGACTAGCGTGGAAGGCTACAGATTATGGAGCAATTACGGAGACGATCGTCCACGCCAACAGTATATGGACCCCGACACTGAAGCTTCTAAATGCTAAGACAGAGGACAGCGACGACTTCATCGGCATTAAGTGTTCCGTGAGAAGTTCTGGTGATGTGCAATGTGTACCGCGAGTGTTTCATGAAGTTGCGTGTATCTCTAGACTTGGCAATTGGCCTTACGATCAACAAAAGTGCCGCTTGGAATTTGGCTCTCTAGGAAATAATTTTGGAAAATTTAAGGATAATGTTACATTTATTTTGCCAAGCCGTGGGATGCGCTTATGGGAGGCAGAGTATGGTACTGGCTGGATGATAGTCGACTTCAAGCAGGAAATTAATGTGAGCACATCTGTTCAGTTTTACTTTGAGTTAACAGTAGAGAGACAAGCAGAAGATATCGCAGCAATCCTCCTTGGACCGTGCATCGCGCTCACTATTCTCACTATTAGCTCCCTCTTCCTGGATATCACTGACAGCCTCCGAGTGGGAATCATATCCTTGAGTATCATTGGCCATTTCTCACTTATCCAGACTCTCAACTCTCTGATACCGCAGCACAGCGCCGAATCCCCCACAGTGCTTATATACTTGCGAGCTTCTCTCATCACAACCACGACTTGCCTTATTGTCACAGTAATACTAAGTAAATTAGTAAAGAGGCAAGGACCAACACACTCATGGATGAGTTCTATTAACATTTACGTGTCAAGGTCGCTAATGCGACACTTGGTGTTGTGGCATTCTCTGGGTGGTGACCAGATCCTAGCTGATGAGATTACAAGAAGACACGAGGACGAGAGGAGCTACTTCGCATCAATATGTAACAGTGTAGGCATTGTAGTAAGCCTCGTTATGTATATCTGttcatatatattgtatataccGCGACCACTTCCCTCTGAATAG